The following proteins are encoded in a genomic region of Pyricularia oryzae 70-15 chromosome 6, whole genome shotgun sequence:
- a CDS encoding DNA-directed RNA polymerase gives MLSRSRPCQRSLALRQLAARNHPRSQVRSFRSASAKPPSLAAPTPEVQQQRRTGGNHEGGLRTRGFATAVDDMGFDGALKPQYSMPPPTNALYQTKPLSSANVLRLPETMTPNMPRLYQKRSVPGDVQEMLAILDACLTIGKLDRAGLVLKRLGSSQLSMIDRADIMALHNMYLQVAVEQLAASPSEAKAEHIQQWYETEIRKAELPQTPQTIAYMLKAALLSTSNQEDWRLRRQISRYMDLAEGELGLQVLYMTDILTDKDRAFITKVCPTYNITIENATSDMSPEPSLETEQSTTPDSANHTFPEVLPTPQKGAGLKTVKRTLSLFGEIPHGYRISDLPEPQQREIQMRLERDTVEAALDKWREDNQALNKMGLNTSINSSVLNARLYDWQLALEARLTEYMSDPDGEDVAKTHPNKMEAERMLTRPFMRQSTASRLAALTILSVMSSLAMHGVDKGITITQTIATVARSAEEDAAAFQRSVRQKREKLMRKNGFARAKAAGAEPNAPGTDSTLRVTDIYDIQTDSAERWPASIRLTIGSVLLSSLVDVATITVTKEHPETRETISAEQPAFARSIQYKQGKKYGTLAPNKSLVQLMMREPRKEFLARHLPMVCKPDPWTKFDKGGYLDQPTHLVRIKRGEKDQKLYAEAAMARGDMEQVAKGLDALGRVGWNINKSVLDVVLQVWNSGEGIGGIPPLSVDIKAPEEPSPSEDPMVRFRWIRELKKVENIKASYHSQRCHTNFQLEIAHAYRDQTLYFPHNVDFRGRAYPLPIYLNHIGADLSRALLLFDKAKPLGEDGLQWLKVHLANVYGFDKASLSERAQFALDHIEDIVDSATNPLSGKRWWLGAEDPWQCLATCKELKAAFDMPDPAQYECRLPVHQDGTCNGLQHYAALGGDSWGARQVNLEPGDRPADVYTAVANLVSESIEEDIAKGVKMAAALKGKIKRKVVKQTVMTNVYGVTFVGAKSQVKKQLDAFYPDIKKETGFDASHLAVYIAAKIFKAMSTMFRGAHDIQYWLGEIGSRVCRAVTPDQMVRLSEEMMRPQKQKEKALKTLATTGNPEYDQVLASYNKASLGDLLSQFRSTIIWTTPLRMPVVQPYRKAAVKIIKTNFQDLILRVSDPWDPVHKQKQLQAFPPNFVHSLDASHMMLSALECDSNGLTFAAVHDSFWTHACDVQKMSNILRDAFIRIHEEDVIGRLADEFKARYKDSLYMMKISLSSDAGKAIADWRKRNPKMTMSDELFLEKRRLELLASKDPAERAKGEALETPASLYEQLSKGCEEVPDLEDVPVPSLSVPKKAQELLDGKNLETDDMASDEQEPMQDEDFEEALASEESVESEDAAEDSIAADTEGPAETEQGAESAKEPISHFGLAMEGRKRASMTRKRTVSIWAPISFPDIPAKGDFDVTRLKSSKYFFS, from the exons ATGTTGTCCAGGTCACGTCCCTGCCAGCGCAGCCTGGCCCTCAGGCAGCTCGCTGCTCGAAATCACCCTCGCAGCCAAGTCAGAAGCTTCCGGTCAGCTTCAGCAAAGCCGCCATCTCTCGCCGCGCCCACACCCGAAGTGCAGCAACAAAGGAGGACAGGCGGTAATCACGAAGGCGGTCTACGAACTAGGGGATTCGCAACAGCTGTCGACGATATGGGGTTTGACGGCGCACTCAAACCACAGTACTCGATGCCTCCACCAACAAATGCATTATACCAGACTAAACCCTTGAGTAGTGCAAACGTTCTCAGGCTGCCTGAGACAATGACGCCCAACATGCCCAGACTTTATCAAAAAAGATCCGTCCCCGGTGACGTGCAAGAAATGCTGGCAATCCTAGACGCCTGTTTGACTATAGGAAagcttgaccgcgctggtcTCGTCCTCAAGCGCCTCGGCTCTTCCCAGCTAAGCATGATCGACCGTGCCGACATCATGGCACTACACAACATGTACCTGCAGGTCGCTGTCGAACAGCTAGCTGCGAGTCCCAGTGAGGCCAAGGCAGAACATATTCAGCAGTGGTACGAAACCGAGATTCGTAAGGCCGAACTGCCGCAAACACCCCAAACCATCGCATACATGCTCAAGGCTGCCCTCCTCTCGACAAGCAATCAGGAAGACTGGAGGCTACGAAGACAAATCAGCAGATATATGGACTTGGCCGAAGGGGAACTCGGCCTCCAGGTGCTCTACATGACCGACATTCTCACCGACAAAGACCGTGCCTTCATTACCAAGGTTTGTCCTACGTACAACATCACTATCGAGAACGCAACGTCGGACATGTCACCTGAGCCTTCTCTTGAGACAGAACAAAGCACAACACCCGATTCTGCCAACCACACATTCCCCGAGGTCCTTCCTACTCCTCAAAAAGGAGCCGGTCTGAAAACTGTCAAACGTACGCTGTCTCTCTTCGGTGAGATACCGCATGGCTACCGGATTAGCGACCTCCCAGAGCCACAACAGCGAGAGATACAAATGCGCTTGGAGCGAGACACTGTTGAAGCAGCCCTTGATAAATGGCGTGAGGATAACCAAGCGTTGAACAAGATGGGACTCAATACATCAATCAACTCATCAGTGCTGAATGCGCGGCTGTACGACTGGCAGCTTGCTCTCGAGGCTCGATTGACGGAGTACATGTCTGATCCGGACGGAGAAGACGTTGCCAAGACCCATCCTAATAAAATGGAGGCGGAACGCATGCTCACCAGACCTTTCATGCGGCAGAGCACAGCTTCACGACTGGCTGCTCTCACCATTCTGAGCGTCATGAGCTCCCTTGCTATGCATGGGGTAGACAAAGGGATAACCATCACCCAAACTATTGCAACCGTTGCAAGATCTGCGGAAGAAGATGCTGCAGCCTTCCAACGCTCTGTAAGgcagaagagagaaaagttGATGCGGAAGAATGGGTTCGCACGGGCCAAGGCAGCAGGAGCTGAGCCCAATGCCCCTGGTACCGATTCTACCCTGCGCGTCACCGACATTTATGATATCCAGACAGACTCTGCAGAACGGTGGCCTGCGTCAATAAGGTTAACGATCGGCTCCGTGTTGCTTAGCTCACTAGTCGACGTCGCGACTATCACCGTGACAAAGGAGCATCCCGAGACCAGGGAGACGATCTCGGCCGAGCAGCCGGCTTTTGCTCGTAGTATTCAGTACAAGCAGGGCAAGAAGTATGGTACATTAGCCCCCAACAAGTCACTTGTACAACTTATGATGCGCGAGCCACGGAAGGAGTTTCTCGCGCGTCATTTGCCAATGGTTTGCAAGCCTGACCCTTGGACGAAATTTGATAAAGGCGGATATCTCGACCAGCCCACACACCTCGTGCGCATCAAGCGTGGCGAGAAGGATCAGAAGCTCTACGCCGAGGCGGCAATGGCGAGAGGTGACATGGAACAGGTAGCCAAGGGGCTCGACGCGCTTGGCAGGGTCGGATGGAATATCAACAAGTCGGTGTTGGATGTCGTCCTGCAAGTTTGGAACTCGGGCGAGGGTATCGGCGGtatacctcccctgagcGTCGACATTAAGGCCCCCGAAGAGCCATCACCTTCCGAAGATCCGATGGTTCGCTTCCGTTGGATTAGGGAACTTAAAAAAGTCGAGAATATCAAGGCATCGTACCACTCCCAGCGATGTCATACCAACTTCCAACTCGAGATCGCTCACGCATACAGAGATCAGACATTGTACTTCCCCCACAATGTCGATTTTAGAGGCCGAGCATACCCTTTACCTATATACCTCAACCACATAGGCGCGGATCTCTCTAGGGCTCTGTTGCTTTTCGACAAGGCAAAGCCCCTGGGAGAAGATGGGCTCCAGTGGTTGAAGGTTCATCTAGCCAACGTCTATGGGTTCGACAAGGCAAGCCTTAGCGAGCGTGCTCAGTTTGCTTTGGATCATATAGAGGACATAGTCGATTCCGCAACCAACCCATTGTCAGGGAAGCGCTGGTGGCTAGGCGCGGAGGACCCATGGCAGTGTCTGGCTACGTGTAAGGAGCTGAAGGCTGCCTtcgacatgccggacccggcgcAATACGAGTGCCGTCTCCCAGTCCACCAGGATGGCACTTGCAACGGGCTTCAGCACTACGCGGCGCTTGGTGGCGACTCCTGGGGAGCTCGCCAGGTCAACCTGGAGCCAGGTGATCGTCCTGCCGATGTGTACACCGCAGTTGCGAATCTTGTCAGTGAGAGCATCGAAGAAGACATCGCCAAGGGTGTCAAGATGGCCGCGGCTCTCAAGGGGAAAATCAAGCGGAAGGTTGTCAAGCAAACTGTCATGACCAACGTGTACGGCGTCACATTTGTGGGTGCCAAGTCACAAGTGAAGAAGCAATTGGATGCCTTTTATCCCGACATCAAGAAGGAGACGGGCTTTGACGCGAGTCACTTGGCCGTATACATCGCCGCTAAGATCTTCAAGGCAATGTCGACCATGTTTAGAGGAGCGCATGATATCCAGTATTGGTTGGGTGAAATCGGCAGCAGGGTGTGTCGCGCTGTCACTCCGGACCAGATGGTCCGGCTGTCCGAGGAAATGATGAGAccgcaaaaacaaaaagagaaggCCCTCAAGACACTGGCGACCACCGGCAACCCCGAATACGATCAAGTCTTAGCGAGCTACAACAAGGCATCATTGGGTGACCTGCTGAGCCAGTTCAGATCGACTATTATCTGGACGACTCCGCTTCGCATGCCTGTCGTCCAGCCGTACAGAAAAGCCGCGGTGAAAATCATCAAGACAAACTTTCAGGACTTGATCCTGAGGGTCTCGGATCCTTGGGACCCGGTGCATAAGCAGAAACAGCTGCAAGCCTTCCCGCCCAACTTTGTGCACTCTCTCGATGCTAGCCACATGATGCTGTCGGCTCTTGAGTGCGATTCCAATGGGCTTACCTTCGCTGCGGTTCACGACTCCTTCTGGACGCATGCGTGCGATGTACAGAAAATGAGCAACATCCTGCGCGACGCATTTATTAGGATTCACGAAGAGGACGTCATTGGTCGTCTGGCCGATGAATTCAAGGCTCGATACAAGGACTCTCTTTACATGATGAAAATATCCTTATCGAGCGATGCCGGCAAAGCTATTGCGGATTGGCGCAAGCGTAATCCCAAAATGACCATGTCGGATGAGCTGTTCTTGGAAAAGCGGAGGCTCGAACTATTGGCATCAAAAGATCCCGCTGAGCGGGCAAAGGGTGAGGCGCTCGAGACGCCGGCCTCGCTTTACGAGCAGCTTTCCAAGGGATGTGAAGAGGTTCCCGACCTGGAAGATGTTCCGGTCCCCAGCTTGTCGGTTCCCAAAAAGGCTCAAGAGCTGCTCGACGGCAAGAATTTAGAGACAGACGATATGGCCAGTGACGAGCAAGAGCCAATGCAGGATGAGGACTTTGAAGAAGCGTTGGCGTCTGAGGAGTCAGTGGAGTCAGAGGACGCAGCGGAAGATAGTATCGCCGCAGATACCGAAGGCCCGGCCGAAACAGAGCAGGGAGCAGAAAGTGCGAAGGAACCCATCAGCCACTTTGGTCTCGCGATGGAGGGCAGGAAGAGAGCCTCGATGACGCGCAAAAGAACCGTGTCGATCTGGGCGCCAATTTCATTCCCAGATATCCCCGCAAag GGTGACTTTGACGTGACGCGACTGAAGTCGAGCAAATATTTCTTCTCCTGA
- a CDS encoding methyltransferase-UbiE family protein: MSDQQGDGNYTMGYSQATTASHVARTAEVDAGFLLPHLKPTDKILDVGCGPGTITIGFAAIAHDGEVVGIDISEDILGQARQVAAKAGSPSNLSFRHGDVLKGLDWIPDGTFDAVYASQVFPHLPTAEMREQALSEMRRVLKKDGILATRTLADMQWYPRELGLNELLGGRMTKAFATSDYVGPWMPALYRKVGFEKIKAGAGTRVSATEEERRWLVGTFGGRLAPGETVRKSWIEAGISEEEVDTTRRVLETWANTEDAWYIGVQADILGWK; this comes from the coding sequence ATGTCGGATCAACAGGGCGACGGTAACTATACCATGGGGTACTCCCAGGCTACCACAGCCAGCCACGTAGCGAGGACTGCCGAGGTGGATGCGGGTTTTTTGCTTCCACATCTCAAGCCTACCGACAAAATCCTGGACGTAGGATGTGGTCCGGGCACCATCACTATCGGCTTTGCGGCAATCGCCCACGATGGTGAGGTCGTCGGCATCGACATCTCCGAAGATATTCTGGGCCAGGCGCGGCAGGTCGCGGCGAAAGCCGGGTCACCCTCGAACCTATCCTTCCGACACGGCGATGTCCTCAAGGGCCTCGACTGGATCCCGGACGGCACATTTGACGCCGTCTACGCCTCGCAGGTTTTCCCGCATTTGCCTACCGCAGAGATGAGGGAGCAAGCACTGAGCGAGATGCGTCGCGTGCTCAAGAAGGATGGCATACTGGCCACACGGACACTGGCGGATATGCAGTGGTATCCGAGGGAACTGGGCCTCAACGAACTTCTTGGCGGGCGCATGACCAAGGCATTTGCCACCAGTGATTATGTTGGCCCATGGATGCCAGCCCTGTACAGAAAAGTTGGCTTTGAAAAGATCAAGGCTGGGGCAGGAACCCGTGTGAGCGCCACGGAAGAGGAAAGAAGATGGCTGGTAGGCACATTTGGCGGTCGTCTGGCACCTGGCGAGACGGTTCGGAAGAGCTGGATCGAGGCTGGAATCAGTGAGGAGGAGGTTGACACCACAAGACGTGTCCTGGAAACTTGGGCAAACACCGAGGATGCATGGTATATTGGCGTCCAGGCGGATATTTTGGGATGGAAATga
- a CDS encoding quinate permease: MGGGTSIWASPDWKKDPREIFNYKLWFLVTTVAFAGFSYGFDHGNVGGVLTLPSFRHTFGLDKMSAAASAARQGDIASMMSAGAAVGALSAGPFSDKLGRKWSVFMYGFLFLVGAVMQLVANLDVFQGGRFIGGFAIGGTSVLSPMYLAECAPKTIRGSLTTLYNLAIITALALAFWVNYGVSRWSYPGLESDERQWRTAMSIQIIPGGLLVVMAAFLIDSPRGLISLGKREKGLENLCKLRNLPADHNYVRQEYLEICAQADVGQELNKNRTYLLAARDIVKVPSYRRRFTLSCLLFIFHKLTGTDAINYFAPQIFAMLGVQQGSMSLMTTGVYGVVKLAASLIYVTVIVDRVGRRLPLMIGASIQATAMLYIALYTKFGNPDPNAGPGPGGIVGIIMIYLYAFGWSFGHSVAPYVVAAEIFPSGIRAFCMSFCLMLNWLFGFGVAKATPVMMESIGWATFLVFAVITYVGVVFVYFCLPELKGRSIESMDDLFEHRLWEMFRWAYPSEDEKIRKDVQQAMMDESKGVVEHSERTVGEESDSTGNQQAAPKV, translated from the exons ATGGGTGGAGGAACTTCCATATGGGCTTCTCCTGACTGGAAGAAGGACCCCAGGGAGATCTTCAACTACAAGCTGTGGTTTCTCGTCACGACTGTCGCCTTTGCCGGTTTCTCTTATGGCTTCGACCATGGCAACGTCGGTGGTGTGCTCACCCTGCCGAGCTTCAGACACACCTTTGGGCTTGACAAGATGAGCGCTGCTGCATCCGCAGCTAGGCAGGGGGACATTGCATCTATGA TGTCCGCTGGTGcagccgttggtgccctcTCGGCAGGCCCCTTCTCCGACAAGCTCGGCCGCAAGTGGTCCGTCTTCATGTACGGATTTTTGTTCCTCGTCGGTGCAGTGATGCAGCTCGTCGCCAACCTCGACGTCTTCCAAGGTGGCCGCTTCATCGGGGGATTCGCTATCGGTGGCACCTCGGTCCTGTCGCCCATGTACCTGGCTGAATGTGCGCCCAAGACGATCCGCGGATCTTTGACGACACTCTACAACCTCGCCATCATCACCGCCCTGGCTCTTGCTTTCTGGGTCAACTACGGAGTCAGCCGCTGGAGCTACCCAGGCCTGGAGAGCGACGAGAGGCAGTGGCGCACCGCCATGTCGATCCAGATCATCCCGGGTGGCCTGCTTGTTGTCATGGCTGCCTTCCTCATCGACTCGCCCCGTGGTTTGATCTCGCTCGGCAAGCGCGAGAAGGGACTTGAGAACCTTTGCAAGCTGCGCAACCTGCCCGCCGACCACAACTATGTTCGCCAGGAGTACCTCGAGATTTGTGCACAGGCAGACGTCGGCCAAGAGTTGAACAAGA ACCGCACCTACCTTTTGGCTGCTCGTGACATTGTCAAGGTCCCCAGCTACCGCCGCCGCTTCACTCTATCCTGCCTCCTGTTCATCTTCCACAAGCTCACCGGTACCGATGCCATCAACTACTTTGCTCCCCAGATCTTCGCCATGCTCGGTGTTCAGCAGGGCTCCATGTCGCTTATGACGACTGGTGTTTATGGAGTCGTCAAGCTTGCCGCTAGCTTGATCTACGTGACAGTCATTGTTGATCGTGTCGGTCGTCGGCTGCCGCTGATG ATTGGCGCCTCCATCCAAGCAACAGCCATGCTTTACATTGCTCTTTACACCAAGTTCGGCAACCCCGACCCCAACGCCGGACCAGGGCCTGGTGGCATCGTCGGAATCATCATGATCTACTTGTACGCATTCGGCTGGTCTTTCGGCCACTCGGTGGCTCCGTACGTCGTGGCGGCCGAGATCTTCCCGTCCGGCATTCGCGCCTTCTGCATGTCCTTCTGCCTGATGCTCAACTGGCTGTTCGGTTTCGGAGTTGCCAAGGCCACGCCCGTCATGATGGAGTCGATCGGCTGGGCCACCTTCCTGGTCTTTGCCGTCATCACCTACGTCGGTGTGGTCTTTGTCTACTTCTGCCTGCCCGAGCTCAAGGGCCGCAGTATCGAGTCCATGGACGATCTCTTCGAGCACAGGCTCTGGGAGATGTTCCGGTGGGCCTACCCCAGCGAGGACGAGAAGATCCGCAAGGACGTGCAGCAGGCTATGATGGACGAGAGCAAGGGCGTCGTCGAGCACAGCGAGAGGACGGTCGGAGAGGAGTCGGACAGCACCGGAAACCAGCAAGCCGCACCCAAGGTTTAG